A genomic segment from Nicotiana tabacum cultivar K326 chromosome 9, ASM71507v2, whole genome shotgun sequence encodes:
- the LOC142164025 gene encoding uncharacterized protein LOC142164025: MLSEHDVNLTYMQAWRAKKKALKFLRGHPVDSYSQLPSYLYILEKTYPGSVVKLQKTDDDCFLYAFVALSMSIKGLKYCRPVVVVDGTFLKSAYRGIMLTSSTMDAAGIILPLAYTVVDLENDAS, translated from the exons AACACGACGTGAACTTAACATACATGCAAGCTTGGAGAGCAAAGAAAAAGGCTTTGAAATTTTTGAGAGGTCATCCTGTTGACTCCTACAGTCAATTGCCTAGTTATTTGTATATTCTGGAGAAGACTTATCCGGGGTCAGTAGTTAAATTGCAGAAGACTGACGATGACTGTTTCTTGTACGCATTTGTTGCGCTTAGTATGTCAATCAAGGGTTTGAAATATTGTAGGCCAGTTGTAGTAGTTGATGGGACCTTCTTGAAGTCGGCATATAGGGGAATAATGCTAACATCTAGCACAATGGATGCAGCAG GTATCATATTACCACTAGCATACACTGTTGTTGATTTAGAAAATGACGCATCATGA